Proteins encoded in a region of the Thunnus thynnus chromosome 8, fThuThy2.1, whole genome shotgun sequence genome:
- the itgb3bp gene encoding uncharacterized protein itgb3bp isoform X2 codes for MPAKRPLGMDNATNHPASKIPVPSRTHPPSTGTGSSQAGKAKVTTCEQDAPKTELEKLDSLRSKLEQSVDAFIRARKELEEILSAEGSSEQGRLLTGSSSDLKTELKRHRELTSRAESSLKGNHKNHSQDGMRTGSSYDFLKSIMG; via the exons ATGCC ggccAAAAGACCTCTGGGCATGGACAATGCCACCAAT CATCCAGCTTCCAAAATACCAGTACCATCAAGAACCCACCCACCTTCGACTGGAACTGGAAGTTCTCAAGCAG GCAAGGCTAAAGTCACCACATGTGAACAAGACGCCCCAAAGACAGAGTTGGAGAA ATTGGACTCCTTGCGATCTAAACTGGAACAATCGGTGGATGCATTCATCAGAGCCAGAAAAGAGCTAGAGGAAATACTG tcagcagagggcagcagtgAACAAGGACGTTTGCTCACTGGATCTTCTTCTGACCTGAAGACAGAGctgaagagacacagagagctgA CATCCAGAGCAGAGTCGTCTTTGAAGGGAAATCACAAGAATCACAGTCAAG atgGCATGAGGACGGGTAGCTCCTACGACTTTCTGAAGTCCATTATGGGCTGA